The Dreissena polymorpha isolate Duluth1 chromosome 10, UMN_Dpol_1.0, whole genome shotgun sequence genome includes a region encoding these proteins:
- the LOC127848607 gene encoding heparan sulfate 2-O-sulfotransferase 1-like, with protein MQPGSRWALDMAKYNLINHFLPVGITEELGDFIAMLEVILSRFFHGAMELYLSGERSHLRQTNKKESPSEGSIKKIQESTIWKMEQDFYEFASIQFNFQKRLLFQAVDSMEPGENISDRKSYLLSDGKLYVPQEVQIHHEKVRPR; from the exons ATGCAG CCAGGCAGTCGCTGGGCCCTGGACATGGCCAAGTACAACCTGATCAACCACTTCCTGCCGGTTGGGATTACTGAGGAGCTGGGGGACTTCATAGCCATGTTGGAGGTCATACTGTCTCGCTTCTTTCATGGTGCCATGGAGCTCTATCTCAGTG GAGAGAGATCCCATTTACGACAGACAAACAAGAAGGAATCGCCCAGTGAGGGGTCCATCAAGAAGATCCAAGAGTCCACCATATGGAAGATGGAACAGGATTTCTACGAGTTTGCCTCCATCCAGTTCAATTTCCAGAAACGTTTGTTGTTCCAAGCGGTTGACAGCATGGAACCGGGCGAAAATATATCAGATCGGAAGAGTTACCTACTCTCTGATGGGAAGTTATATGTACCTCAAGAAGTTCAAATTCATCACGAGAAAGTTCGGCCCAGATGA